One segment of Anatilimnocola aggregata DNA contains the following:
- a CDS encoding outer membrane protein assembly factor BamB family protein, with translation MTSEVFLQKLEQGGLAPPEIVASLRRQVAAAKQPIVPATIAKLLVDKGHLTPNQAYRLLDAGGTASAAPKPAAPAPATKPAGASAIQKPAAAPVHSSSALDDLGLAPLDDLPEPPAKGPAKPAVNQAVAAPAKPAGAKPAPAVVKAPADTPFALDDLGLAPLDDLPELPATPAKAASAVSKAPAAPAKTIPAKPALAPTVTPIALDDLGLAPLDDLSEPTPAATPAKSASKPATAPAAKPAPANKPAIPVAPLSAPAPAASGLDDLTALDDLGSAGLDSLESLDSLNNDNPLGSAALDPFATPADLNSLSAPPPAAKPGSGTQPAPAAPTAIAVATENRQTLWVGIGIGSVALLVVIVGLALFLWPRGSGQEEFAAAEQAYQEKQYAAAIPKYDQLLKTFPNHDQASLAKVHRSMAAIHAAHSSPPDWPRLLTAMQQEAGTLASESAAAQIHTELAPLLLPLTEYFGAQLLQAKSADERQASAASVRASLALCNDARLLPANLRPWQKLAEIEESLQFIARDELRAQAREQARQTITTKLAAGDVQGALAARSTLLLHFPEVASEPFWQELAAPLAEAAQRAVKSSGDKRPAETAAAKSAVLNTIPWQQLTGQASGVANGTVVTVVAGGTIYALDESTGDVRWSRYLGCPANVASFPQTSGSSLLVDFARRELLQVSTQTGQLAWRQPLASDPVGAPLVVEGKAYVSLSTGELNCFDAASGELLAHAQLPQTVTLGLQATADGQQLIQVANEGLLYVLNAADLNCQRAVYLGHDAGSIVDPPLEFLSRLVMAENVGNQTKLNSISLTGSSAETKSQRVDGNVSTPLLVVGSRLLVPTLAGKIHVLEAATEGGEPLKLVSSHSPATAEPVACYLSASGGGLLCAGQGLSQLTLGADKKLQPAWSAVTTATFDAAAQSQNQTTIAVHHDAGQGITWATAVSSAAGAPRWQVPLSLPLSLVSRASGEALPLIIPWQNIPASPTAATSAIHRADQLGAVALNEKQLLLFAIGKSELSLVDSSEATGTAPMTRTRKLPGVVAGMPALCGQQLLVPLTDGTIACLNPQTGEPLAAPFALATKSADFSGLPSSPAAIVGSSLFVSELGGTLRQFLLPDLTPGPETNLSGARLSFGPHALGDAILFATSRDELQCLQADGSRRWRMTLTHGPFIGTPLVHGTHWLLLTQSGVVEVRAAETGELVQSIDCGQPLQGTSLLAGNTLWLPATSGQVLQLSLAREQVQP, from the coding sequence CAACCAAGCCCGCTGGTGCGTCGGCCATTCAGAAACCGGCAGCTGCGCCGGTGCATAGCAGTTCCGCACTTGACGACCTTGGCCTTGCGCCGCTGGACGATCTGCCAGAACCGCCCGCCAAGGGGCCCGCCAAGCCGGCTGTGAATCAAGCGGTCGCTGCACCTGCTAAACCTGCCGGGGCCAAACCTGCCCCAGCCGTTGTTAAAGCGCCAGCTGACACTCCTTTCGCGCTCGATGATCTGGGCCTCGCGCCGCTGGACGACCTGCCCGAGTTGCCGGCGACTCCTGCCAAGGCTGCTTCTGCTGTTAGCAAAGCGCCGGCCGCCCCGGCGAAGACTATACCCGCGAAGCCAGCACTTGCACCCACCGTCACACCCATCGCGCTGGATGATCTGGGGCTGGCGCCGCTCGACGATTTATCAGAACCAACCCCCGCTGCGACACCGGCGAAGTCCGCATCCAAGCCAGCCACTGCGCCAGCGGCTAAACCTGCACCGGCGAATAAGCCCGCGATACCGGTTGCTCCCCTATCAGCACCCGCGCCAGCTGCCAGTGGACTGGATGATTTAACCGCACTCGACGATCTGGGCTCAGCCGGCCTTGATTCACTTGAATCGCTCGATTCACTCAACAATGACAATCCCCTTGGTTCCGCGGCGCTCGATCCTTTTGCCACTCCTGCCGACCTCAACTCACTCTCTGCTCCACCACCCGCTGCCAAGCCAGGGTCTGGCACGCAACCTGCGCCGGCCGCACCTACTGCAATCGCAGTGGCCACTGAAAATCGGCAAACGCTTTGGGTGGGAATTGGCATTGGCAGCGTCGCGTTGCTGGTAGTCATTGTCGGGCTCGCCCTGTTCTTGTGGCCGCGCGGTAGTGGGCAGGAAGAATTCGCAGCTGCCGAGCAGGCGTATCAAGAAAAGCAGTACGCGGCGGCGATCCCGAAGTACGATCAACTGCTGAAGACATTTCCGAACCACGACCAGGCGTCGCTGGCCAAGGTTCACCGCAGCATGGCAGCCATTCATGCGGCCCACAGTTCGCCCCCCGATTGGCCGCGACTGCTCACGGCCATGCAGCAAGAGGCCGGTACCCTCGCCAGCGAATCAGCTGCCGCGCAAATTCACACCGAACTTGCTCCCTTGTTGCTGCCGCTGACCGAGTACTTCGGCGCGCAACTGCTGCAAGCGAAGTCGGCTGACGAGCGGCAAGCGTCGGCTGCCTCGGTTCGCGCTTCCCTCGCCCTTTGCAACGATGCTCGCCTGCTGCCGGCCAATCTCCGCCCCTGGCAAAAGTTGGCCGAGATCGAAGAAAGCCTGCAGTTCATCGCCCGCGATGAACTCCGGGCCCAAGCCCGCGAGCAAGCCCGGCAGACCATTACCACAAAGCTGGCGGCCGGCGATGTGCAGGGCGCACTCGCGGCGCGAAGCACGCTCTTGCTTCACTTTCCAGAAGTTGCGAGCGAGCCATTCTGGCAGGAACTGGCGGCACCACTGGCCGAAGCCGCGCAGCGTGCGGTGAAGAGCTCCGGCGACAAACGTCCTGCTGAGACGGCGGCTGCGAAGTCGGCGGTCCTCAACACAATTCCTTGGCAACAACTGACGGGACAAGCGAGCGGTGTCGCGAATGGCACCGTTGTTACTGTGGTGGCGGGTGGCACTATCTACGCGCTCGATGAATCCACCGGCGATGTGCGTTGGAGTCGTTACCTGGGTTGTCCGGCGAACGTCGCTTCCTTCCCGCAAACGAGCGGCAGCAGCTTGCTGGTCGATTTCGCGCGCCGCGAACTGCTGCAAGTCAGCACACAAACAGGCCAGCTCGCCTGGCGACAACCGCTGGCCAGTGATCCGGTAGGCGCGCCACTTGTGGTCGAGGGCAAAGCCTATGTTTCTCTCAGCACCGGCGAACTGAATTGCTTTGATGCCGCCAGCGGCGAACTCCTGGCGCACGCTCAGTTGCCACAAACGGTGACGCTTGGTCTGCAGGCCACGGCCGATGGCCAGCAATTGATTCAGGTTGCCAATGAAGGCTTGCTCTACGTCCTGAATGCTGCTGATCTCAATTGCCAGCGCGCTGTTTACTTGGGGCACGATGCGGGGAGTATCGTCGACCCGCCCCTTGAATTTCTTAGCCGCCTTGTGATGGCCGAGAACGTGGGCAATCAGACTAAGTTGAATTCAATCTCCTTGACCGGCAGTTCAGCTGAGACGAAGTCGCAGCGCGTAGACGGCAACGTAAGCACTCCGCTGCTGGTTGTCGGTTCGCGGCTCCTTGTTCCTACCTTGGCGGGCAAGATTCACGTGCTCGAAGCTGCGACCGAAGGAGGCGAGCCTCTGAAGCTGGTCAGTTCGCACAGCCCGGCGACTGCGGAGCCCGTCGCATGTTACTTGTCTGCCAGTGGCGGCGGCCTGTTGTGCGCCGGCCAGGGCCTTTCACAACTTACGCTCGGCGCAGACAAAAAGCTCCAACCAGCCTGGTCAGCAGTAACCACGGCCACGTTTGACGCTGCGGCTCAGTCCCAAAACCAAACCACCATTGCCGTGCATCACGACGCAGGGCAAGGAATCACCTGGGCTACAGCCGTGAGTTCAGCCGCTGGCGCACCGCGCTGGCAAGTACCACTGTCGCTCCCTTTGAGCCTGGTCAGCCGCGCGTCAGGTGAGGCACTCCCCCTCATCATTCCGTGGCAGAACATTCCCGCCTCCCCAACGGCGGCCACTTCTGCGATTCATCGTGCGGATCAACTGGGCGCGGTCGCTCTCAATGAGAAACAGTTACTACTATTCGCGATTGGTAAGAGCGAACTCTCGCTGGTTGATTCGTCCGAAGCGACCGGAACTGCGCCAATGACTCGCACCAGGAAACTTCCCGGGGTCGTCGCGGGAATGCCCGCGCTCTGCGGCCAGCAATTGCTGGTGCCCCTGACCGATGGGACCATCGCCTGCTTGAATCCCCAAACCGGCGAGCCTCTCGCCGCGCCGTTTGCCTTGGCCACCAAGTCTGCCGATTTTTCCGGGCTGCCAAGCTCGCCAGCAGCGATCGTCGGTTCGTCACTGTTTGTCAGCGAACTCGGCGGCACTCTTCGTCAGTTCCTGCTTCCCGACCTCACGCCGGGGCCAGAGACGAATCTGTCTGGGGCTCGCCTCAGCTTCGGTCCTCACGCGCTGGGCGACGCCATTCTCTTCGCCACCAGCCGCGATGAGTTGCAGTGTCTGCAGGCCGATGGTTCGCGCCGCTGGCGAATGACGCTGACGCATGGCCCATTCATTGGCACGCCGCTGGTTCACGGAACCCATTGGTTGCTACTAACGCAAAGTGGGGTCGTCGAAGTACGCGCCGCGGAGACTGGCGAACTGGTGCAAAGCATCGATTGTGGTCAACCGCTGCAAGGAACTTCATTGCTGGCCGGCAATACGCTCTGGCTACCGGCGACCAGCGGACAGGTGTTGCAGCTTTCTCTGGCCCGCGAGCAGGTCCAGCCATGA